From Staphylothermus hellenicus DSM 12710, a single genomic window includes:
- the rfbC gene encoding dTDP-4-dehydrorhamnose 3,5-epimerase translates to MPFEFRRMDIPDVVLIIPKVFEDERGFFMETYKKPDFERAGIRGNFVQDNHSRSRYGVLRGLHFQREPYAQAKIVRCVRGVIYDVAVDLRRNSKTFGKYVGVILSEFNKYMLYIPRGFAHGFLVLSEEAEVIYKVDNLYAPEYEAGLIWNDPDVGIKWPIEEPILSEKDKKWPTLRELVEKNLVF, encoded by the coding sequence TTGCCGTTTGAGTTTAGGAGAATGGATATCCCGGATGTGGTGCTTATTATACCTAAGGTTTTTGAGGATGAGCGTGGCTTCTTTATGGAGACTTATAAGAAGCCTGACTTTGAGAGGGCTGGGATTAGGGGTAACTTTGTCCAGGATAATCATTCTAGGTCTAGATATGGTGTTTTAAGGGGGCTACACTTTCAGAGGGAGCCTTATGCTCAGGCTAAGATAGTTAGGTGTGTGAGGGGAGTTATATATGATGTTGCCGTGGATCTGCGTAGGAATTCGAAGACGTTTGGTAAATATGTTGGTGTAATTCTGTCAGAGTTTAATAAGTATATGCTCTATATTCCGAGGGGGTTTGCACATGGATTCCTAGTATTGAGTGAGGAGGCTGAGGTGATCTATAAGGTAGATAACCTATATGCACCTGAATATGAGGCTGGGTTAATATGGAATGACCCTGATGTAGGTATTAAATGGCCTATAGAAGAACCTATATTATCTGAGAAGGATAAGAAGTGGCCGACGCTACGAGAACTAGTTGAGAAAAACCTTGTCTTCTAG
- a CDS encoding glycosyltransferase translates to MSLRVLVIYSGRLGIGGANVFLQDLLEELSKITKAQFYLASIYLRNGILRLELGVAKNRIFYKYVTKAYSTLHVNGLNTALERVSKFMEVFVELLKPNLMLVNSVEPVVLAIIEKVMDKCHKSYIIVHDGGFFCPLKHMWDPIKGRPCNMPCLALEEPPKYCVAAEVLLKIGYIQPLFNPLRPKLLKPAKKISVSKDLQGVWEIARTVLKHSTVIVPSKFMASLIKRFANIDATIIRHGAPAELFALAREPRRAGRVRVGFIGDISLHKGVHVLLEAIDLIRRHRRDLARSVAFYIAGKVHNLSSVSVKIISKYKHLLRRHVHILGFVRSRTSIYRLLDAVVLPSICHENAPLTVIEGIASGRHIIASNVGGVPEYLGTYPRGLLVKPGDPYALAEALEHAVEKVVNVKNPSEALDTYRYVNTISDVAARYAHLLLGDR, encoded by the coding sequence ATGAGCTTGAGAGTGTTGGTGATTTATAGTGGTAGGCTGGGGATCGGTGGTGCTAACGTGTTTCTCCAAGACCTTTTAGAGGAACTCAGTAAAATAACTAAGGCACAATTCTACCTAGCAAGTATATATCTGCGGAATGGTATATTACGGCTTGAGCTAGGCGTAGCGAAAAATAGAATTTTCTACAAGTACGTGACTAAAGCTTACAGTACTCTACATGTTAACGGTCTTAATACTGCTTTGGAACGTGTTTCCAAGTTTATGGAAGTATTCGTTGAATTATTGAAGCCTAACCTGATGCTAGTGAACTCCGTCGAGCCAGTTGTTCTTGCTATAATTGAAAAGGTTATGGATAAATGCCATAAGTCATATATTATTGTTCATGATGGAGGCTTCTTCTGCCCGCTTAAACACATGTGGGATCCCATTAAAGGCAGGCCCTGTAACATGCCATGCCTAGCTCTCGAAGAGCCCCCGAAGTATTGTGTAGCAGCCGAAGTATTGCTTAAGATTGGGTACATTCAGCCACTGTTTAACCCCCTTAGGCCTAAGCTTCTAAAACCTGCTAAGAAAATCAGTGTTAGTAAAGACCTACAAGGGGTATGGGAGATAGCTAGGACCGTTCTAAAGCATTCAACCGTGATCGTCCCTTCAAAGTTTATGGCCTCCCTAATTAAACGCTTTGCTAATATAGACGCTACTATCATTAGACATGGAGCCCCAGCAGAGCTATTCGCTTTAGCCCGAGAGCCTAGGAGAGCTGGTCGTGTTAGGGTTGGGTTTATTGGAGACATCTCCCTTCACAAGGGAGTACATGTGTTGCTTGAGGCCATAGATCTTATTAGAAGACATAGGAGAGATTTAGCTCGTTCTGTAGCATTTTACATTGCTGGAAAGGTGCACAATCTAAGCAGTGTATCCGTAAAAATTATTAGCAAATATAAGCATTTATTAAGAAGACATGTTCATATCTTGGGCTTTGTTAGATCTAGAACAAGTATTTACAGGTTGCTTGATGCAGTTGTCCTCCCATCTATATGCCATGAAAATGCTCCTTTAACGGTTATTGAGGGCATTGCCTCGGGTAGGCATATTATCGCATCAAATGTTGGTGGCGTACCAGAATATTTAGGCACCTATCCAAGAGGTTTACTTGTAAAGCCAGGTGATCCATATGCTTTGGCTGAGGCATTAGAGCATGCTGTAGAGAAAGTTGTTAATGTCAAGAACCCTTCAGAAGCTCTTGATACATATAGGTATGTAAACACAATTAGCGATGTTGCCGCGAGATACGCTCACTTACTCCTGGGTGATAGATAG
- a CDS encoding polysaccharide deacetylase family protein encodes MPLHLMFSFDDGLKTDVALAKLLEKYGLKATFFVTAGKVDRGFVWLSREDVYWLSDVHEIGSHTLSHPNLVKLPEGKLIRELRDSKLLLEQVIDKRISGLAYPYGIFNEHVKKYVMRAGYKYARSTNAYWIGVNGFIGDPYSLRVTLPLYPLKLIGSIQDIVNKLRPIFFRAYLSMHSSDIKSFLTSMIRRGYLDTFAFVKNIISVLIEQSRRSKTHYVISLWGHSWEIMLDKDARLKFEDLLAFISSLSRSVEVLTIREVIERASKVGFE; translated from the coding sequence ATGCCCTTACACTTAATGTTTAGTTTTGATGATGGCCTTAAAACTGATGTTGCTTTAGCCAAACTCCTTGAGAAATATGGGCTTAAAGCCACATTCTTCGTCACAGCTGGTAAGGTTGATAGAGGCTTTGTATGGCTTTCAAGAGAAGATGTTTATTGGCTTTCCGATGTTCATGAAATTGGATCCCATACTCTAAGTCATCCCAACCTCGTTAAACTTCCGGAAGGGAAGCTGATAAGAGAGCTTAGGGATTCGAAACTGTTGTTAGAACAGGTCATTGATAAGAGAATCTCAGGTTTAGCTTATCCTTATGGAATCTTTAATGAACATGTTAAGAAATATGTAATGAGGGCTGGCTATAAATATGCTAGGTCCACGAATGCTTATTGGATAGGTGTTAACGGGTTTATAGGGGATCCTTACTCCCTACGTGTTACTCTCCCACTTTACCCGTTAAAGCTTATAGGCTCTATACAAGATATCGTGAACAAACTTCGCCCCATCTTTTTCAGGGCATACCTAAGCATGCATTCTAGCGATATTAAGAGCTTTCTCACCAGCATGATTAGAAGGGGCTACCTGGATACATTTGCGTTTGTCAAAAACATAATATCTGTGTTGATTGAACAGTCTAGACGCAGTAAAACGCATTACGTGATTAGTTTATGGGGTCATTCGTGGGAGATAATGCTAGATAAAGATGCTAGGCTAAAATTTGAGGATCTTTTAGCCTTTATATCTTCTCTAAGTAGAAGTGTTGAAGTATTAACAATTAGGGAGGTTATTGAGAGAGCTAGTAAGGTGGGCTTCGAATGA
- a CDS encoding sugar nucleotide-binding protein: MNRYEFALKIARTLNLPKNLIEKTNIKEMKKWMARRPRDSSLDTSKAKNILKTEFYNTDHAMKMFREE, translated from the coding sequence ATGAACCGCTACGAGTTCGCATTAAAAATAGCTAGAACATTAAACCTACCAAAAAACCTAATCGAAAAAACAAACATTAAAGAAATGAAAAAATGGATGGCGAGGAGGCCTAGAGACTCAAGCCTAGACACCAGTAAGGCTAAAAATATTCTTAAAACAGAATTCTACAACACAGACCATGCAATGAAAATGTTTAGAGAGGAATAG
- a CDS encoding glycosyltransferase family 2 protein — MLDEEISVVVVTYNSSSYIIPCLKSILNSRNTALKEVIIIDNNSADNTLGLVKKHFGNDPRVKVVSLHRNMGFPYACNVGVRLARSRYVVLMNPDVVVDPYCFARLAEFLSRNSDVVAVQPKLLHPAGYIDGVGGVMDVLGHGFHLGMYEKDTGQYERPREILYACFACAMVKRDVYLRLGGMDPRFFLYSEDLDFGWRCWLAGYRVMYVPGAIAYHVGQHATKKLPYHAIYFGRRNRLYTVFTNYPLFLGIIASIILLALYIGLGFYSMIIVRDKVEARLVLRIIVKFLKDLKYLVMKRKRIIRRRSFLEFIRKSLISTQLVGLKLYLAKLYRKQLAME; from the coding sequence ATGTTGGATGAGGAGATCTCTGTAGTCGTGGTCACCTATAACTCTAGTAGTTATATCATCCCATGTCTGAAGTCTATTCTTAATTCTCGGAATACGGCCTTAAAGGAAGTAATTATTATCGACAACAATAGTGCCGATAACACCTTAGGGCTTGTTAAGAAACACTTTGGCAACGACCCCAGAGTTAAGGTCGTCAGTCTACATAGGAATATGGGTTTTCCTTACGCGTGTAATGTTGGTGTTCGGCTCGCTCGCAGCAGGTATGTTGTGTTGATGAATCCTGATGTGGTTGTTGACCCCTATTGTTTCGCTAGGCTTGCCGAGTTTTTGTCTCGGAATAGTGATGTTGTTGCTGTTCAGCCTAAGCTCCTGCACCCTGCTGGGTATATTGATGGTGTTGGCGGTGTTATGGATGTTCTCGGCCATGGCTTCCACTTGGGGATGTATGAGAAAGATACTGGGCAGTATGAGAGGCCTAGGGAAATACTTTATGCTTGTTTTGCCTGCGCTATGGTTAAGCGTGATGTATATTTAAGGCTTGGGGGAATGGATCCAAGATTTTTCCTTTACAGTGAGGACTTGGATTTTGGTTGGAGATGTTGGCTTGCTGGGTATCGTGTGATGTATGTTCCAGGTGCTATTGCTTACCATGTTGGACAACATGCTACTAAGAAATTACCGTATCATGCAATCTATTTTGGGCGGAGGAATAGATTGTACACCGTATTTACTAATTACCCTCTTTTCCTAGGCATTATTGCTTCCATTATTCTCCTAGCACTCTATATTGGACTTGGATTTTACTCTATGATTATAGTCAGAGATAAAGTGGAGGCAAGACTTGTATTAAGAATTATAGTAAAGTTTTTGAAAGATCTAAAATACTTAGTAATGAAGAGGAAACGTATAATTAGGAGGAGAAGCTTCCTGGAATTTATCAGAAAAAGCTTGATCAGTACACAACTCGTTGGTTTAAAACTCTATCTAGCCAAGCTTTATAGAAAACAGTTAGCGATGGAATAA